Within Nocardia terpenica, the genomic segment CGAGGTGTTGACCCGGCACGAGGAGATCGGTGAGCGGATCGTGCGGCGGACCGCGCGGGCGGCGCTGCGCGGAACCGCGTTGACCGCGGCGGCGTCGCTGGTGTTCGCGGCGGGGTATGTCGGCATGATCGTGCTGATGCTCGCCGATACCGAGGGCGGTGGGGCGGCCGCCGTCGGCACGATCGTGCTCGTGGTGTCGCTCGCGACCATGATCAATACCCAGCTCGCCGCCGCCGTGCAGTTCGGCTCCTATTTCCAGCGGGTGGCCGCCGCGGCCGGGCGGCTGCTGTGGCTGACCGAGGTGAGCCGACGCGCCGCCCGGCCCGAGGCCGACGCGTCGCCGCCCGCGTCGTTGACCGAGGGGATCACTCTGGAGTCGGTGTCGTTCCGCTATCCCGACACCGACCGCGATGTGCTGCGCGAGGTGTCGGTGCGGATCCCGAAGGGCAGCGTGGTCGCCGTCGTCGGCGAAAACGGTTCGGGGAAGTCGACTCTGGTGAAGCTGCTCAGCGGCCTGTACCAGCCGACGGCGGGCGTCATCCGGGTGAACGGCACCGACCTGGCGGGTATCGCGCCGGATCGATGGCAGCACCGGGTGAGCCCGGCGTTTCAGGACCATGCGCGATTCGAGTTCCTGCTCGCGGAATCGGTGGGGTTGGGCGACCTGCCGCGCATCGACGATCGGCAGGCCGTCTCCGCCGCGCTGGTCCGTGCGGGCGCGTCGGAGCTGACCCGATTGCCGGATCCGGGCCTGGCCACCCAGCTGGGCACCACGTGGGGCGGGGTGGACCTGTCCGGCGGTCAGTGGCAGAAGCTGGCGCTCGCCCGGGCTCTGATGCGGGAGGACGCCCTGCTCGTGGTGCTCGACGAGCCCGCGGCCGCGCTGGACGCGTTCGCCGAGAAGCAGTTGTTCGAGCGGATCGGCGAGATGGTGCGCGAACGGGCGGCGGCGGGCGCGATCACGCTGCTGGTATCGCATCGCTTCACCACCGTCACCATGGCGGACCTGATCATCGTGCTGACCGCCGGGCGGATCACCGAGATCGGCGACCACGAGACGCTGCGCGGCAACGGCGGCCTCTATCAGGAGCTGTACGAGTTGCAGAGCCGCCTGTACCGGTGACCGGCGGCGCGGCGATCGGGTGCGCACCGCACTCGGCCCGTACCATTCGACCACGATCCGGCCGCATGCGTTCTGAGCTGCGGACATGGCAGGGGTTTCGAGGTGGCGCGGGGTACGTTGCGCACGATCGCGGATCGGCACCATGAAGACATGACCGCAGAGGAACTCGTCACCGCGCCTGTCACCGGAACGGCCTTGCCCGCCGAGCAGTTTCGCCTGCATCGGTCCCACGGTGAGGTCGATGTCGCGCGGGTGCTGGACGTGCTGCACGGCAGGCTCGCGGCCTACCGGGTCAGCGACTTCGTGCCCGAGGCGGACCGCCGGAGGATCACCGCCAACTTCATGGCGTCTCCCGCGCGCACGCCGCGCTACGGCGAGGGCGCCGACGGGGTCGAGGCATACATCATGGGTGCCTCACATATCGACAAGACCACCGCGGCCTACCTCGACACTGTCGAACGCACCGCCGAGGCGGTGGCGGATCTGTACCGCGGCGCCGCCGACCCGGTGGCGCGGCTGCGCGAACTACTCGTCGATCACGGCGGTGTCGCGGGCGCGCGTGCCGCGGCGCACGGGGGCCGCCGGGCGGGATCGTCGAAGGCGGTGTGCTGGAACAATATCGGCGACTATCTGCTGCTGCCGCACGACGATCTCGCGCAGCTGAGCGATCCGCTCCAGGCCGGGTTCGAGATCCAGCGCATTCGCCGGGTGATGGCGGTTAACGTGTACCCGCACATTCCCGGCCGCGGCGGCGCGCTCCGGCTGTGGAATGTGCTGCCCGACGACGCGACTCGCGCCCGCCTCGGGGTGACGCACAGCGGATACCCGTACCCCCCGCAGCTGCTCGTCGACCATCCCAGCCTGGACATCCCGGTCGAATCCGGTGACCTGTGCGTCATCAACGGCAATCTGATTCACGGTGTGCTCGGCGGCGATGAAACGGACCGGGGCAGGCTGCTGCTCACCTGCTTCACCGGGCTCGCCGAGAACGGCGAATTGCTGTGGTGGACATGACCGTGGCGGGCCGGTCGGCGGGGTCAGAGCGCGTCCCCGCCGAGTTCGGCCAGTAGCCGGTCCACCTCGTCGTCCGACATCCCCGCGACATCGCGGCGCAGGCGCACCAGCGTGGCGAGCCGATCCGGGTCCGGATGACCGCCGCGAACCGCCTCGGCCAGCGCCGCCACGGTCGGCGCCGACATCGCCACCTGCGCGGGGAGGTCGGTGTCGAGCAGCTCGCGCAGGCGCGCGACCAACTGCGTCGCCAGCAGCGAATGCCCGCCGAGGGCCAGGAAGTCCTCGTGCACATTCGGTGCCCGGTCCGCCAAACCGAGTACCTCGTACCAGACTTCGGCGATCAGGGCCTCGAGATCGTCACGGGGCGGTTCGGCGAGAGCGGATTCGGCCGCCGCGGGATCCGGCAGAGCCGCCCGGTCCAGTTTGCCGTGGGCGGTCAGCGGGAAGGCCGGGACGGACATCAGAGTCGCCGGAACCATTGCGGCGGGCAAGGTTTGCCGCAGGAAATCGAGAATGCCTGCGGGCGTGGCCTTCCCGGACGCAGGAACGATATAGGCCGCCAGGTGATCGTGGCCGTTGGGCGCGGGTCGCACGATCACCGCGGCATCCGCGACCTCCGGGTGCGCCCGCAGGCGCGCGGTGATCTCACCTGGTTCGATCCGAACACCGCGCAGTGACACCTGATCGTCGCGCCGACCGACGAAATCGATGGCCCCGTCGTCCCTTCGACGCACGATATCGCCGGTCCGATACAGCCGCTCGCCCGATCCGGACGGATCGGCGACGAAACGCTCCGCCGTCCCTCCGGGGCGACCCAGGTAGCCGCGAGCCAGTCCGGGTCCGGCCAGGTACAGCTCCCCGGGCGTGCCGACCGGTACCGGCAGCAGTTTTTCGTCGAGCAGCTGCGCCCGCACCCCGTCGATCGGCCACCCGATGGACGGCAGACCGGCCGCACCCGCGGATACCGGACCCGCGGTGGCGACCACCGTCGCCTCGGTGGGGCCGTAGTGGTTCACGACGCCGAACGGGGTACCGACGGGTGGGGCCGCGGTCAGCGCGTCGCCGCCGACGAGGAGCAGACGTGCCTGCAGCGCACGGTGATCCGGGACTCGCAGCACCTCCTCGGCCAGCGGCGTGGGCAGGAAGGTCACCGTGATGCGCCGTTCCGCCAGCCAGCGGGCCAGGCTGTCCGGCCGGGTGCGCCCGGCGTCGTCCGGTAGATGGAGCCCGGCGCCCGCCGCCAGCGTCGGCCAGATCTCCCACACCGAGGCGTCGAACCCGAAGGACGCCACGTGTGCGCAGCGGTCGCTGCGGGTGATCCCGTAGGCGCGAATGTGCCAGTCCACGAGGTTGTTCAGGCCGCGATGCGGGATCTGCACCCCTTTCGGCGCGCCCGTGGAGCCGGAGGTGTGGACCACGTAGGCCAGATGGTCCGGATGGACGGCCACCTCCGGGTCGGTATCCGGCTGGGCCGCAAGAGCTGCGGCGTCGCGGTCCGGATCCAGCACCGCGGTGCCGTCGGGTAGCGACAGCCGGCGCCCGATCGAGTCGGTGGTGATCAGCAAGGGGGGACGTGCGTCGGAGAGGATGTGCCGCAGGCGTTCCGGAGGGTAGGAGGGGTCCAGCGGGCAGTAGGCGGCACCGGCCTTCAGCACCGCGAGGATGGCGACGATCAGCCGCGGCGTCCGTGGGAGCGCGACACCGACCACCACCTCGGGTCCGGCGCCGCGCTGCCGGAGCAACCGGGCGAGCCGGTTGGCCTGCCGGTCCAGATCCCGATAGCACAGCGTGACGGTTCCGTCGGTGACCGCCGTCGCCCCGGGCTGCTCGGCCGCCAGCAGTGAAATGCGCTGGTGCACGCCGTGGTTCATCGGTTCGTCGGGGTGTAGGGCCGGGTGCGGTGCAGCAGCGGCCTGTTCCGGTGCAGGAAGCCGAGCATCGCCGGAACCGGGCTGATGATCCGCGGCTGGGCGTCGAGCAGGTCTCTGCGCCGCTCGCGCACCGTCGTCAGCTGGGACCAGTGCGCCGACGGATTCAGGTGGTGCTCCTGGTGATAGCCGTCGTTGAAGGTGAGCCGGTTGTACACGCGGCCGTAGTAGCTCACCGAGTCCGCCCCGCGGTGGCTGGGATCGGCCCCGAAGTGCCGGTAGTAGTTCTGAACATTGACCAGCATGAGCGCGGCGAAGAAGGCGGGCAGGTAGCACAGCAGCGTCCACTGCCAGGACAGGGCCGCGAACCCGGCCAGCGACAGGATGTGCGCGGCCCGGTCCGCTCGGATCTGCCGCAACTCCCGGGTGCGCCGCGGTTCCCGACGGGAGACCAGCGACAGCAGGTGCGTCTCGCCCGAGCCGACGCCCCACAGGCGCGTGCTCGCCCACACCTCCCGGCCACGCGTGATCAGGCTGTCGACGGCGCCGGACACCACGTAGCGCAGCAGCGGCGTATGCTCCCCGTCGCGGCCGTCGCGATAGGTGGAGGAGGTGTCGCCGGTGGTGCCGTCCGGGCCGATCGGATCGTTGTTGTAGCGATGGTGATTTCGGACGTGGGTCAGGTGATAGATCTGCACGGACTGACCGATGCAGATCGAATTCAGCACCGAGACCGCGGCATTCAACCGTGCCGAGACGAACCACGGGACGTGAGTGAACAGGTGCGACACCACGATGATGTGATAGGCGGTCAGCACGGTGATCAGGACGAAACCGCCGATCGCCGCCGCGACGCCGAGCCCGTCCCAGTTCCACGCGAACCAGATCATCACCGCCAGCTGCGCCACGGTGAACCCCAGCAGCGCAGCGTCTTTCGGGGTATGCCTCCAGATGCGAACCGACATTGCCGTCTATACCTCCATGGTCACCGGACGGAGTCCGCGGCTCAGTTCCCGCAGCAATGGGTCCGGGGCGCTGAGGAACTCGTAGTGGCTGCCCGGCAGCACGACCCGGGAGAACCGGTCCGGGGTCGCGTACGAGTGCCAGCCGGTCATCTGGTCGGGCCGGATCTCGGGGTCGGCGTGCCAGCCGATCGCGCAGAGCCCGCCGGGCAGGATGCGGGGGGCATCGAGCCGGTATCGCTGGTTCGCGGTGACATCCGCGCGCAGCACCCGCAGGCTCATGGCCAGAATCTCCGGCTGCGGTTCGGCGCCCAGGGCGCGGGTCAGGTCGGCCAGTTCGACCTCGAGTTCGTCGTCGCTCATGCTCAGGAACCGGCCGAACG encodes:
- a CDS encoding ABC transporter ATP-binding protein; the encoded protein is MTDDPVVVREASWWRRAGTVFALCFRADPRRASLLFGMQVLANLATLASTLGIKVVIDAIVHGDVARVLAGAGFMAGAAGLASAFGRGYLRFTTVVSERAGRYIDTELMRLAGSIPTIEHFERPRYVNQMTLLRQERSALAGAVNAAVLNLRVAVSLTGAVVVLAVLHPVLLALPLFGIPQVLAHRASTRMAQRAREDNAQDTRARDHLYQVAASLSAGRELRLFGLVDEVLTRHEEIGERIVRRTARAALRGTALTAAASLVFAAGYVGMIVLMLADTEGGGAAAVGTIVLVVSLATMINTQLAAAVQFGSYFQRVAAAAGRLLWLTEVSRRAARPEADASPPASLTEGITLESVSFRYPDTDRDVLREVSVRIPKGSVVAVVGENGSGKSTLVKLLSGLYQPTAGVIRVNGTDLAGIAPDRWQHRVSPAFQDHARFEFLLAESVGLGDLPRIDDRQAVSAALVRAGASELTRLPDPGLATQLGTTWGGVDLSGGQWQKLALARALMREDALLVVLDEPAAALDAFAEKQLFERIGEMVRERAAAGAITLLVSHRFTTVTMADLIIVLTAGRITEIGDHETLRGNGGLYQELYELQSRLYR
- a CDS encoding non-ribosomal peptide synthetase — translated: MHQRISLLAAEQPGATAVTDGTVTLCYRDLDRQANRLARLLRQRGAGPEVVVGVALPRTPRLIVAILAVLKAGAAYCPLDPSYPPERLRHILSDARPPLLITTDSIGRRLSLPDGTAVLDPDRDAAALAAQPDTDPEVAVHPDHLAYVVHTSGSTGAPKGVQIPHRGLNNLVDWHIRAYGITRSDRCAHVASFGFDASVWEIWPTLAAGAGLHLPDDAGRTRPDSLARWLAERRITVTFLPTPLAEEVLRVPDHRALQARLLLVGGDALTAAPPVGTPFGVVNHYGPTEATVVATAGPVSAGAAGLPSIGWPIDGVRAQLLDEKLLPVPVGTPGELYLAGPGLARGYLGRPGGTAERFVADPSGSGERLYRTGDIVRRRDDGAIDFVGRRDDQVSLRGVRIEPGEITARLRAHPEVADAAVIVRPAPNGHDHLAAYIVPASGKATPAGILDFLRQTLPAAMVPATLMSVPAFPLTAHGKLDRAALPDPAAAESALAEPPRDDLEALIAEVWYEVLGLADRAPNVHEDFLALGGHSLLATQLVARLRELLDTDLPAQVAMSAPTVAALAEAVRGGHPDPDRLATLVRLRRDVAGMSDDEVDRLLAELGGDAL
- a CDS encoding fatty acid desaturase family protein, with protein sequence MSVRIWRHTPKDAALLGFTVAQLAVMIWFAWNWDGLGVAAAIGGFVLITVLTAYHIIVVSHLFTHVPWFVSARLNAAVSVLNSICIGQSVQIYHLTHVRNHHRYNNDPIGPDGTTGDTSSTYRDGRDGEHTPLLRYVVSGAVDSLITRGREVWASTRLWGVGSGETHLLSLVSRREPRRTRELRQIRADRAAHILSLAGFAALSWQWTLLCYLPAFFAALMLVNVQNYYRHFGADPSHRGADSVSYYGRVYNRLTFNDGYHQEHHLNPSAHWSQLTTVRERRRDLLDAQPRIISPVPAMLGFLHRNRPLLHRTRPYTPTNR